One genomic region from Xenopus laevis strain J_2021 chromosome 2L, Xenopus_laevis_v10.1, whole genome shotgun sequence encodes:
- the ccl5.L gene encoding C-C motif chemokine 5, which produces MKAALITLTVFLFVAFYNEAESAPVGSDVVSCCFDFMKKAVPTRHMADYFYTSSRCSQFAVVLVTRKNRKICANPEDEWVKNIINALEMPEAV; this is translated from the exons ATGAAGGCAGCACTGATCACTCTTACAGTTTTtctatttgtggctttttataaTGAAGCTGAGTCGGCACCAG TTGGTTCAGATGTCGTCTCCTGCTGTTTTGATTTCATGAAGAAGGCAGTCCCAACCAGACACATGGCAGATTACTTCTACACCAGCAGCCGCTGCTCTCAATTTGCAGTTGT tcttgtcACCCGGAAGAATCGGAAAATATGTGCAAATCCAGAAGATGAATGGGTCAAGAATATCATTAATGCCCTGGAGATGCCTGAAGCAGTATAG